In Ptychodera flava strain L36383 chromosome 21, AS_Pfla_20210202, whole genome shotgun sequence, a genomic segment contains:
- the LOC139122021 gene encoding sulfotransferase 1B1-like: protein MQPNMQNQVEEPSTKRAKTDGESKMAANTLPDDFKPPPDHYYQGIRMLAITPASTFDAIREMEVREDDIWVVTYPKAGTTWGQEVTSVIVERADLEKVKSKSLLARVPYLELGPLGQQGATYKMVEQMPSPRLIRTHLPYHLMPKQWFEKKPKTLYVARNPKDTAVSGWHFTKINHFFVTYDTFSDFFPKYLEGDVIYGSWFDHNLGFWEHRHDPNVLFVKFEDMKKDLKGQMIRIADFYGYPLPVDKIDAAVEHCTFDKMKKNPMANYSSAHFINHKKGTFHRKGEVGDWKNHFTVGQNEVFDAVYEDKMRGTGLVFDFEL from the exons ATGCAACCCAACATGCAAAACCAAGTTGAAGAGCCGAGTACGAAGCGCGCAAAGACCGACGGAGAAAGTAAAATGGCTGCTAACACCCTCCCCGATGATTTCAAACCTCCCCCAGATCATTACTACCAAGGAATTCGTATGCTTGCGATAACACCGGCATCGACTTTCGACGCGATCAGGGAAATGGAGGTCCGTGAGGACGATATTTGGGTCGTCACTTACCCAAAAGCAG GCACCACCTGGGGTCAAGAAGTGACATCAGTCATCGTTGAGAGAGCTGACCTTGAGAAAGTGAAGAGCAAATCCCTATTGGCCAGGGTGCCATACTTGGAACTAGGACCCCTTGGGCAGCAGGGAGCAACCTACAAAATGGTTGAACAGATGCCATCTCCCCGTCTTATAAGAACCCATTTACCCTACCACTTGATGCCAAAACAGTGGTTTGAAAAGAAGCCAAAG ACACTGTACGTCGCTCGCAATCCAAAAGACACTGCCGTCTCAGGCTGGCATTTTACCAAAATCAACCACTTCTTTGTCACCTACGAcactttcagtgattttttcccaaaataccTCGAAGGAGATG TAATTTACGGATCCTGGTTTGATCACAATCTTGGATTTTGGGAACACAGGCACGACCCTAACGTCCTTTTTGTGAAGTTCGAGGACATGAAAAAG GATCTGAAGGGCCAGATGATTCGTATAGCTGATTTCTATGGCTATCCACTCCCAGTTGACAAAATTGATGCTGCCGTTGAACACTGCACCTTTGACAAGATGAAGAAGAATCCCATGGCCAACTACTCTAGTGCGCATTTCATAAATCACAAGAAAGGAACATTCCACAGGAAAG GTGAAGTCGGCGACTGGAAGAACCACTTCACTGTGGGGCAAAACGAAGTGTTTGATGCCGTGTATGAGGATAAAATGAGAGGCACTGGCCTGGTCTTTGATTTTGAATTGTAG